In Cycloclasticus sp., a single genomic region encodes these proteins:
- the xerC gene encoding tyrosine recombinase XerC, which translates to MDKMAVDVCQQFLDVLRVERRLSLNTLKAYQRDLAQLTIYCDEQGFNTWAELNGHHVRRFIAERHRKGLGSRSLQRELSACRSFFGHLVKIKELPSNPANGIRAPKAPTTLPTVLDVDQINVLLEVEPTDSLEMRDLAMWELLYSSGLRVSELANVSLMDVDLSGRTVYVLSGKGGKSRLLPLGGKAVSAIKAWLSVRMELVKADEMALFVGKTGSRLSTRSIQLRLERWRKRQGLQGRLYPHMLRHSFASHMLESSQDLRAVQELLGHSNISTTQVYTHLDFQHLALVYDQAHPRAKQKKKE; encoded by the coding sequence ATGGATAAAATGGCTGTTGATGTTTGTCAGCAGTTTCTAGACGTTCTTAGAGTAGAGCGTCGACTCTCTTTAAATACCCTAAAAGCGTACCAGCGCGATTTAGCTCAGCTAACAATATATTGTGATGAGCAAGGCTTTAATACATGGGCTGAGTTAAATGGCCATCATGTTCGCCGATTTATTGCTGAACGGCATCGAAAAGGGCTAGGTAGCCGAAGTTTGCAGCGAGAGCTGTCGGCTTGTCGAAGCTTTTTTGGCCACTTGGTAAAAATAAAGGAGTTACCCAGTAATCCCGCCAACGGTATTCGAGCGCCAAAGGCACCAACAACATTGCCTACGGTGCTGGATGTTGACCAAATCAATGTGCTTTTAGAAGTTGAACCCACGGATTCATTGGAAATGCGTGATCTTGCGATGTGGGAGTTACTGTATTCATCCGGTCTACGCGTCAGTGAATTAGCCAATGTAAGTTTGATGGATGTGGATTTAAGTGGACGAACAGTCTATGTGCTGAGTGGTAAAGGGGGAAAGTCACGACTATTGCCACTGGGTGGCAAAGCCGTCAGTGCGATAAAGGCATGGTTATCGGTACGAATGGAGCTTGTTAAAGCAGATGAAATGGCTTTGTTTGTGGGTAAAACGGGGTCGCGTTTAAGTACTAGAAGTATTCAGTTGCGTTTGGAAAGGTGGCGGAAACGTCAGGGCTTACAGGGGCGATTGTATCCGCATATGTTACGGCATTCATTTGCTAGTCATATGTTGGAATCGAGCCAAGATTTGAGAGCGGTACAGGAGTTGTTAGGTCATAGTAATATTAGTACGACACAGGTTTATACTCATTTGGACTTTCAACACTTAGCGTTGGTGTATGACCAAGCCCACCCGCGGGCAAAGCAAAAAAAGAAAGAGTGA
- a CDS encoding DUF484 family protein: MSEQQTLKEASDLTAEQVRDYLLETPDFYNQYPELLEDIQVTEQRGGVVSLTMRQLAVLRDKNEKSQKQLEGLLAIARENDALFGRMQQLTTALIDARCVEDVFATLDDTLRECFGADFFAIRLVQDEGESDFPISDVVWSKDAAQLEQFKRVFESQQIKCGHPTHTQAEALFSEQASEVQSVALIPLKIDQQDGLLAIGSTETDRFHPTMGTLFLAHLGELVAKRLNSLQPFKK; the protein is encoded by the coding sequence ATGAGCGAGCAACAAACATTAAAAGAGGCAAGCGATTTAACGGCAGAGCAGGTTCGTGACTATTTACTAGAAACGCCTGATTTCTATAATCAATACCCAGAGTTGCTGGAAGATATTCAGGTGACTGAGCAACGCGGTGGTGTGGTTTCTCTTACTATGCGCCAATTGGCCGTCTTACGAGATAAGAACGAAAAATCACAGAAACAATTAGAAGGACTGTTGGCAATTGCACGTGAGAATGATGCGTTATTCGGGCGTATGCAACAGCTGACAACGGCGTTAATTGATGCGCGTTGCGTAGAAGATGTGTTTGCGACGCTGGATGATACCTTGCGAGAATGTTTTGGAGCCGATTTTTTTGCTATCCGTTTAGTGCAAGATGAAGGCGAATCAGACTTCCCCATTAGCGATGTTGTTTGGTCGAAAGATGCCGCCCAATTAGAGCAGTTTAAACGCGTCTTTGAATCACAACAAATAAAATGCGGCCACCCCACTCATACGCAAGCAGAGGCGTTATTTAGCGAACAGGCGTCAGAGGTTCAATCAGTCGCTTTAATTCCGTTGAAAATTGATCAGCAAGATGGTCTATTAGCAATAGGCAGTACAGAGACGGATCGTTTCCACCCGACAATGGGTACGTTGTTTTTAGCGCACCTTGGTGAACTCGTCGCCAAACGATTGAACTCATTGCAACCGTTTAAAAAATAA
- the dapF gene encoding diaminopimelate epimerase, with the protein MLINFSKMHGLGNDFVVIDAISQTLDLTAEKIRKLADRHYGVGFDQLLVVEQAAGNADFRYVIYNADGSEVSQCGNGARCFALFVRQKGLTEKRTIRVETGAGELVLNINADNEVTVDMGRPQFLPADIPLLATQQQVLYQVDVAGSSIKFSALSMGNPHAVIQVDDIEIAALESVGVAMESHEVFPERANIGFSQITGVSSVALRVYERGAGETLACGSGACAAAVAGIQLGKLTSPVTVSLAGGELQIDWQGKEAPVMMTGPAAFVFDGMIEL; encoded by the coding sequence TTGTTGATTAACTTCAGCAAAATGCACGGCTTAGGTAATGACTTTGTTGTTATTGATGCGATCAGTCAAACACTTGATTTAACAGCTGAAAAAATTCGAAAGCTGGCGGACAGACATTATGGCGTAGGTTTTGACCAACTTTTAGTGGTGGAGCAGGCGGCGGGAAATGCAGATTTTAGGTATGTCATTTATAACGCCGATGGTAGTGAGGTGTCGCAATGTGGCAATGGTGCGCGCTGTTTTGCGCTGTTTGTGAGGCAAAAAGGGCTCACTGAGAAGCGTACGATTCGAGTGGAAACCGGCGCTGGTGAATTGGTGTTAAATATCAATGCAGATAATGAGGTGACGGTCGATATGGGGCGGCCGCAGTTTTTACCGGCAGATATTCCCTTGCTCGCGACGCAGCAGCAGGTGCTTTATCAGGTTGATGTTGCTGGGAGTAGCATTAAATTTTCAGCACTATCGATGGGTAACCCGCATGCCGTTATTCAAGTTGATGATATTGAAATCGCAGCGTTGGAATCGGTTGGCGTAGCGATGGAAAGCCACGAGGTATTCCCAGAACGTGCAAACATAGGGTTTAGCCAAATAACGGGTGTTTCAAGTGTGGCCTTGCGTGTGTATGAGCGTGGTGCAGGTGAGACATTGGCCTGCGGTAGTGGTGCGTGTGCAGCAGCGGTTGCCGGCATTCAATTGGGTAAACTCACTTCGCCTGTCACTGTCTCTTTAGCCGGTGGTGAGCTGCAAATTGATTGGCAAGGAAAAGAAGCGCCGGTGATGATGACGGGGCCTGCTGCATTTGTTTTTGATGGTATGATTGAGCTATGA
- the lysA gene encoding diaminopimelate decarboxylase, whose product MDYFQYRGNQLYAEGVSVESIVNQFATPTYIYSRATLERHWNAFDQAFGDRPHLICYAVKANSNIAVLNVLARLGSGFDIVSVGELERVLTAGGQPEKIVFSGVGKRRDEIRRALEIGIRCFNVEVSTELDRINEIAADVGVIANISIRVNPDVDAQTHPYISTGLKENKFGLDIETAFEQYQRADQFANLNVVGLDCHIGSQLTDVKPFVDALDRVLSLLDRLTAVGIDIQHLDLGGGLGICYRDEQPPSPAEYVAALYERLGELPYEILLEPGRAIAGNAGILVTEVEYIKPTEDKQFAIVDAAMNDLMRPALYQAWQDIVPVNLQSNAKKSNYDIVGPVCETGDFLGKDRELAISQGDLLAIRSSGAYGFTMSSNYNSRPSVAEVMVDGEQTHLVGARQSIESLWQNEALLPNEFEEVGC is encoded by the coding sequence ATGGATTATTTTCAGTACCGTGGCAACCAGCTGTATGCGGAAGGAGTCAGTGTTGAATCAATTGTTAATCAATTTGCTACACCGACCTATATTTATTCTAGAGCAACATTAGAGCGTCACTGGAATGCGTTTGATCAGGCGTTTGGCGACCGTCCACACTTAATTTGTTATGCCGTTAAAGCCAATTCAAATATTGCGGTTTTAAATGTGTTGGCTCGACTGGGTTCGGGCTTTGACATTGTCTCTGTCGGCGAACTTGAGCGTGTTTTAACAGCAGGCGGGCAGCCCGAGAAAATAGTTTTTTCTGGTGTCGGTAAACGCCGTGATGAAATTCGTCGTGCGTTAGAGATTGGCATTCGCTGTTTTAATGTAGAAGTGTCGACGGAGCTTGACCGCATTAATGAGATTGCTGCCGATGTCGGCGTGATTGCGAATATCTCTATTCGCGTTAACCCCGATGTAGACGCACAAACACACCCTTATATTTCAACGGGTTTAAAAGAAAATAAGTTTGGTTTGGATATTGAAACGGCGTTTGAGCAATACCAGCGTGCAGATCAATTTGCCAATTTGAATGTGGTCGGTTTGGACTGTCATATTGGTTCTCAATTGACCGATGTGAAGCCATTTGTCGACGCATTGGATCGCGTGCTGAGCTTGCTGGATCGTTTAACAGCGGTTGGTATTGATATTCAACACCTAGATTTAGGCGGCGGCTTAGGTATTTGCTATCGCGATGAGCAACCGCCTTCACCGGCTGAATATGTGGCTGCGTTGTATGAAAGGCTGGGTGAGTTGCCGTACGAAATTTTGTTAGAGCCCGGCCGAGCCATTGCTGGGAATGCTGGTATTTTGGTGACCGAGGTGGAATATATTAAGCCAACTGAGGATAAGCAATTTGCGATAGTCGATGCGGCGATGAATGACCTGATGCGTCCGGCTTTGTATCAAGCGTGGCAAGATATTGTTCCAGTAAATTTGCAGTCTAATGCTAAAAAAAGCAATTACGACATTGTAGGCCCAGTGTGTGAAACAGGTGATTTTCTGGGTAAAGATCGAGAGCTTGCAATATCACAAGGCGATTTATTGGCTATTCGCTCATCGGGCGCTTACGGCTTTACCATGAGTTCAAATTACAATTCTCGCCCAAGTGTGGCTGAGGTAATGGTTGATGGTGAGCAAACTCACCTTGTTGGTGCGCGTCAGAGTATTGAGAGCTTATGGCAAAACGAAGCCTTGTTGCCTAATGAATTTGAGGAAGTCGGTTGTTGA
- a CDS encoding lipoprotein yields MMHLLKVLLILGLVAVSAGCGQKGPLYMPSQQAAQQQGL; encoded by the coding sequence ATGATGCATTTATTAAAAGTGCTGTTGATTCTGGGTTTGGTCGCAGTATCAGCGGGTTGTGGGCAAAAAGGCCCGTTGTATATGCCAAGCCAGCAAGCGGCTCAACAACAAGGCCTGTAA
- a CDS encoding carboxylesterase yields the protein MQATRLPSIISNPNTPIRCSVIWLHGLGASGNDFAPIVPELGIQDELGIRFVFPHAPNIPVTINRGAVMPAWYDISEMDLMKRADSAGIIQSSATITDMINDEIAMGIEPSKIVIAGFSQGGVVAIDAGIRFPDTLAGIMALSTYIPMRDTLPNATQSGNGDIPIFYGHGNFDSVIPIDQAESSRHFLEESGYCVEWNNYPMEHSVSPQEISHIKTWLTTVLS from the coding sequence ATGCAAGCGACTCGACTGCCTTCTATTATTTCTAACCCTAACACCCCTATCCGCTGTAGCGTTATTTGGCTACATGGCCTTGGCGCAAGCGGCAACGATTTTGCCCCCATCGTGCCGGAACTCGGTATACAAGATGAATTAGGCATTCGCTTTGTTTTTCCACATGCACCCAATATCCCCGTTACCATTAATCGTGGCGCGGTGATGCCCGCTTGGTACGACATCAGCGAAATGGACTTAATGAAACGCGCCGACAGTGCTGGCATTATTCAATCCAGCGCCACGATCACCGACATGATCAACGATGAAATAGCGATGGGCATCGAGCCTTCTAAAATTGTTATTGCTGGGTTTTCCCAAGGCGGCGTCGTTGCCATTGATGCAGGTATTCGTTTCCCCGATACGCTCGCCGGCATTATGGCACTTTCAACCTATATACCCATGCGCGACACGCTGCCTAACGCGACACAGAGCGGCAATGGCGATATCCCAATTTTTTATGGCCATGGCAATTTTGACTCTGTCATCCCGATTGATCAGGCTGAGTCATCACGCCACTTCCTTGAAGAGTCCGGTTATTGCGTTGAGTGGAACAACTACCCAATGGAGCATTCAGTTTCTCCGCAAGAAATTTCTCATATCAAAACCTGGCTCACAACCGTTCTTTCCTGA
- a CDS encoding LysR substrate-binding domain-containing protein, whose product MNLRDLKYIVAVADLKSFVHAAERCFVSQPTLSMQVKKLEETLGVKIFERNNKRVLITEVGARIISTARRALQEISLIEELSKSAQNPLSGRFKLGAFPTLASYVLPALVPQIKKQLPDIRLILVEEKTNTLIQQLKNGELDAALLAAPIKGDYLCAEHLFDDPFKLAVSSQHPLAKQALVSPEDLVGEPLLLLDEGHCLRDQALQFCQINGAAEEQDVRATSLETLRQMVRANTGITLIPEIAVQRNDKDICYIPFTEPQPKRSIFLVWRKTSPRTLLMDKVKALLQSLN is encoded by the coding sequence ATGAATCTTAGAGATTTAAAGTACATCGTTGCTGTTGCCGACTTAAAAAGCTTTGTGCATGCGGCTGAACGTTGTTTTGTAAGCCAACCCACCCTCAGTATGCAGGTTAAGAAGCTAGAAGAAACCTTGGGTGTAAAAATCTTTGAACGCAATAATAAACGCGTGCTGATCACTGAGGTGGGTGCGCGCATTATCTCCACTGCTAGGCGGGCGCTACAAGAAATCAGCTTAATTGAAGAGCTTTCCAAAAGCGCCCAAAACCCACTCTCAGGGCGTTTTAAATTAGGCGCATTTCCAACACTTGCCTCGTATGTGCTGCCTGCTTTAGTTCCACAAATAAAAAAACAACTGCCGGATATCCGCTTAATTTTGGTGGAAGAAAAAACGAACACTTTAATTCAACAACTCAAAAATGGCGAACTCGATGCTGCATTACTGGCCGCCCCTATAAAAGGCGATTATTTGTGCGCTGAACACTTATTTGACGACCCTTTCAAATTAGCCGTTTCTTCACAACACCCCTTAGCTAAGCAAGCCCTAGTTTCTCCTGAAGATTTAGTCGGTGAGCCATTACTTTTACTCGACGAGGGCCACTGCCTACGAGATCAGGCGCTGCAATTTTGCCAAATAAATGGAGCCGCTGAAGAACAAGACGTTCGAGCAACCAGCTTAGAAACGCTTAGGCAAATGGTGCGTGCAAACACCGGCATTACCCTTATTCCTGAAATAGCCGTTCAACGTAATGATAAGGATATTTGTTACATCCCCTTTACAGAACCGCAACCTAAACGGAGTATTTTCCTAGTCTGGCGAAAAACCAGCCCTAGAACATTGCTCATGGATAAAGTCAAAGCTCTCTTACAAAGCTTGAATTAA
- a CDS encoding peroxiredoxin → MGNTVPHVTFKTRVRDESIEGENPFRWQDVTSDEIFSGKKIVIFALPGAFTPTCSSTHLPGFDAKYDELKKQGVDEVYCLSVNDAFTMFQWGKNLGVKNVKMLPDGNGEFTRLMGMLVKKENLGFGDRSWRYSMLVEDSKITAIFSEPGKVDNCSDDPFTCSDIDTMLNHLKQA, encoded by the coding sequence ATGGGCAATACCGTACCCCACGTTACATTCAAAACCCGCGTTAGAGATGAAAGCATTGAAGGCGAAAACCCTTTTCGCTGGCAAGACGTTACATCTGACGAAATTTTTAGCGGCAAAAAAATCGTCATTTTTGCTTTGCCTGGCGCTTTCACACCTACCTGCTCAAGCACTCATTTACCTGGGTTTGACGCTAAATACGACGAACTCAAAAAACAGGGCGTTGATGAAGTTTATTGCTTAAGCGTTAACGATGCCTTCACTATGTTTCAGTGGGGCAAAAACCTCGGCGTTAAGAACGTCAAAATGCTACCTGATGGCAACGGTGAATTTACGCGTCTTATGGGCATGCTGGTAAAAAAAGAGAACCTAGGGTTTGGTGATCGTTCATGGCGTTATTCAATGCTTGTTGAGGATAGCAAAATCACCGCCATATTCAGCGAACCGGGGAAAGTAGATAACTGTTCCGATGACCCGTTTACATGCAGTGATATTGATACCATGCTCAATCATCTAAAGCAGGCGTAA
- a CDS encoding class I adenylate cyclase: MVDLQKRPLQERNLKSIKLVGPDGEISKKDLRVVKQRFLNLHKLKMQRALDAITPRQKIFLELLPLLFHVNHPVLPGYVSSKTPAGIADYAPSKLSIEKAKKLGKGFVYSKRAKRVFGIESIFLMGSVGSIAYVKGSDMDLWLCHGPNLSVKELTLLQEKATEIEKWADTLGLEVHFFLMNAEQFKQGAATPLSSESSGSTQHHLLLEEFYRTALYVAGRYPVWWLVPPEAENNYQEFVDSLLKQRFIDKHDVIDFGGLERVPAEEFLGASFWHLYKAIDSPYKSLLKLMLMESYVDQYPNSCWAALLMKERVYAGESDVNKLDAYLILYDVLEQYFIKRNEPERLDLMRYCFYSKLNEHSSNSSKHDWRQEVFGELLAQWLPLPDYLESSLENKEWDISQVQQEKERLTNELTHSYRLLMRFAKERIDKSKRDSDELTLLGRKLNAAFERRPGKLERATIKNTRIRQESKVLLKQHSLQNEQASWVLSRLDVNQQEQFIRQSHGLIGLLAWCVDYGVLGEKTKIALDPGASHISSREVLQTLRSVSIFFNALPKKPADLNAYRYKPVVTNAMLVINSGLDSMSGFTERGINLTSERSDALSFGSQRRNLVHSVDMVLRNSWNEIVVGKYDSVGGLMTCLCEIFDHKTLGATQVLPILVCTSYNSPRAMSVSKRIQGLFKEIAAVFKGYSKESSPRLVIQSARSFFIMQVKDRKMTAITVTEEYLLAELSASQLVYSPVHFDSGVDQKGLLPVIFGHHKANITSIYYIQTSDDKAQIYILDEKGSLFFKEQRFVSESVLLQSYKELIESIFHRRRLAAYELDDMTFDLEIECFRVEKVRQSWAIKEVFVSHKAATKGMDVRVAYDAQTKESHIYCNERTFSSLEYADQLYSEVSAFIREKRNAVEEYPVYITDIDLPYEELAATSHAQLQTVHYLNYKQRIEEKLNV, translated from the coding sequence ATGGTTGATTTACAAAAAAGGCCGCTTCAAGAACGAAACTTGAAGAGTATTAAGCTGGTTGGCCCTGATGGCGAGATCAGTAAGAAAGACCTCAGAGTAGTTAAGCAACGCTTTTTAAACCTTCATAAGTTGAAAATGCAGCGAGCGCTCGATGCCATTACGCCTCGTCAGAAGATATTTTTGGAATTGCTGCCCTTGCTGTTTCACGTTAATCATCCCGTATTGCCAGGCTATGTATCCAGCAAAACGCCAGCAGGTATTGCCGATTACGCGCCGAGCAAACTCTCGATAGAGAAAGCTAAAAAGCTTGGTAAGGGCTTTGTTTATAGTAAACGGGCAAAGCGCGTTTTTGGCATTGAGTCTATTTTCTTGATGGGAAGTGTCGGCAGTATTGCTTATGTTAAAGGCAGCGACATGGATTTATGGCTATGTCACGGGCCTAATTTGTCAGTGAAAGAGTTGACATTGCTGCAAGAAAAAGCCACAGAGATTGAAAAGTGGGCGGATACTCTGGGCCTTGAGGTGCATTTCTTTTTAATGAATGCGGAGCAATTTAAGCAGGGTGCGGCAACCCCGTTGTCGTCTGAAAGCAGTGGTAGTACGCAGCATCATTTGTTGCTGGAAGAGTTTTATCGCACGGCTTTGTATGTGGCGGGTCGTTACCCAGTTTGGTGGTTAGTACCGCCCGAGGCAGAAAATAATTACCAAGAGTTTGTTGATAGTTTATTAAAGCAACGTTTCATTGATAAGCACGATGTGATTGACTTTGGAGGGCTTGAGCGTGTTCCTGCAGAAGAGTTCTTGGGTGCCTCGTTCTGGCATTTATATAAGGCCATCGACTCACCGTACAAGTCGCTATTAAAGTTGATGTTAATGGAATCGTACGTCGACCAGTATCCCAATTCATGTTGGGCGGCGTTGTTAATGAAAGAGCGTGTTTATGCGGGTGAGTCTGACGTTAATAAACTAGACGCCTACCTTATTTTGTATGATGTGCTAGAGCAATATTTCATTAAAAGAAATGAACCTGAACGCTTGGATTTAATGCGTTATTGTTTTTACAGTAAACTGAATGAGCACTCTAGTAACTCATCAAAGCATGATTGGCGTCAGGAAGTGTTTGGTGAATTACTGGCTCAGTGGCTACCTCTGCCGGATTATCTTGAGAGTTCGCTAGAGAATAAAGAATGGGATATTTCACAAGTTCAGCAAGAAAAAGAGCGCCTAACCAATGAGTTAACGCACAGTTATCGCTTATTAATGCGCTTTGCAAAAGAACGAATTGATAAGTCAAAACGTGATAGCGATGAGCTGACATTGTTGGGCAGAAAGCTTAATGCGGCCTTTGAAAGACGCCCGGGTAAACTAGAACGCGCTACGATAAAAAACACACGTATTCGGCAAGAAAGTAAAGTTCTCTTAAAGCAACACTCGCTACAAAACGAGCAAGCGAGTTGGGTGCTAAGTCGGCTAGATGTAAATCAGCAAGAACAATTTATTCGTCAATCACACGGTTTGATTGGCTTGTTGGCGTGGTGTGTTGATTACGGCGTTCTTGGCGAGAAAACTAAAATTGCTTTAGACCCGGGTGCGAGTCACATCAGTTCGCGAGAAGTGTTGCAAACGCTACGCAGTGTCTCGATTTTTTTTAACGCCTTACCGAAAAAGCCTGCGGACCTGAACGCCTACCGTTATAAGCCGGTGGTGACCAATGCGATGCTGGTGATTAATTCGGGTTTGGATTCGATGAGTGGTTTTACCGAGCGAGGAATTAACCTGACCAGTGAGCGTTCAGATGCGCTAAGTTTTGGCTCGCAGCGTCGTAATTTGGTTCACAGTGTAGACATGGTGTTGCGCAACTCGTGGAACGAAATAGTGGTTGGTAAATATGATTCCGTGGGTGGTCTGATGACTTGCTTGTGTGAAATTTTTGACCATAAAACATTGGGCGCTACACAGGTGCTGCCAATACTAGTGTGTACCAGCTACAACTCGCCTAGGGCGATGAGTGTGTCAAAGCGAATACAAGGCTTGTTCAAAGAAATAGCGGCTGTGTTCAAAGGCTATAGTAAAGAATCGTCGCCTAGGTTGGTCATTCAGTCAGCCCGTTCATTCTTTATCATGCAGGTTAAAGATAGGAAAATGACCGCTATTACAGTCACGGAGGAATACCTGTTGGCTGAACTGTCAGCGTCACAACTTGTTTATAGCCCTGTGCATTTTGATAGCGGGGTGGATCAGAAAGGCTTGCTTCCAGTAATTTTTGGTCACCATAAAGCAAATATTACGAGTATTTATTACATTCAGACTAGCGATGATAAGGCGCAAATTTATATTCTGGATGAAAAGGGCTCTTTGTTTTTTAAGGAGCAACGTTTTGTCAGTGAAAGTGTGCTGTTGCAATCCTATAAAGAATTGATTGAAAGTATTTTTCATCGTCGCCGTTTAGCGGCTTATGAATTAGATGATATGACGTTTGATTTGGAAATTGAGTGTTTCAGAGTTGAGAAAGTTCGCCAGAGTTGGGCTATAAAAGAAGTTTTTGTTTCGCACAAAGCAGCGACTAAAGGTATGGACGTGCGAGTGGCTTATGATGCCCAGACAAAAGAATCACATATTTATTGTAATGAACGTACATTTTCAAGCCTAGAGTATGCCGACCAATTGTATAGTGAGGTGTCGGCATTCATTCGAGAAAAAAGAAATGCCGTTGAAGAATACCCTGTCTATATCACGGATATTGATTTACCTTACGAAGAATTAGCTGCAACTAGCCATGCTCAGCTGCAAACGGTTCACTATTTAAACTATAAACAGCGTATAGAAGAGAAATTGAACGTTTAA
- a CDS encoding GGDEF domain-containing protein gives MIDSLSGGWGQQALEVADFGALVLHDQHTQWINPYLLALLDLKEDDLADRITSEPDRLSSLLLGTDNPFLIANKSGKETWLKREHIKTAGYDIYFFHDCSGLVIIGNECRRLQHDLTGLNPKDPVTGMMSNDVIVEMLEGHISRSRRYDNPLALLRIRYEFSEQMDAQLFSRSIKRIAFFLKDQLRWADQIGMLDRHTFLVILPETDYSSAVALLKKFNEEPHLSLFSKGDGRPMSFSVGLTEWAKGDTTPKMLQNTRQDVDLTMMM, from the coding sequence ATGATCGATTCATTATCAGGGGGGTGGGGTCAGCAAGCATTAGAAGTCGCCGACTTTGGTGCGCTCGTTTTGCATGATCAACACACCCAATGGATAAATCCGTACCTTCTTGCTTTGCTTGACTTAAAAGAAGACGATTTAGCGGACCGCATCACCTCAGAACCTGATCGACTTTCCAGCTTGTTGCTGGGTACAGATAACCCGTTTCTTATTGCAAATAAGAGTGGAAAGGAGACGTGGTTAAAGCGAGAGCATATTAAGACGGCGGGGTATGACATCTATTTTTTTCATGATTGTAGTGGCCTCGTTATTATCGGTAATGAATGCCGACGTTTGCAGCACGATTTGACAGGTTTGAACCCTAAAGACCCCGTGACCGGCATGATGAGCAACGACGTTATTGTTGAAATGCTCGAAGGGCATATCAGCCGTAGTCGTCGTTATGATAACCCACTGGCATTACTGAGAATTCGTTATGAGTTTTCTGAGCAAATGGATGCGCAATTATTCTCGCGTAGCATCAAGCGAATTGCTTTCTTTCTTAAAGACCAACTGCGTTGGGCCGATCAAATTGGCATGCTAGACCGGCATACTTTTTTAGTCATACTGCCTGAAACGGATTACTCCTCGGCGGTAGCGTTGCTAAAAAAGTTTAATGAAGAACCGCACCTATCGTTATTTTCTAAAGGGGATGGCCGGCCCATGTCCTTTTCTGTGGGGCTGACCGAATGGGCAAAAGGCGATACGACCCCAAAAATGTTACAAAATACTCGACAGGATGTTGATTTAACGATGATGATGTAG